From one Thunnus maccoyii chromosome 6, fThuMac1.1, whole genome shotgun sequence genomic stretch:
- the arhgef12a gene encoding rho guanine nucleotide exchange factor 12 isoform X3, translating to MSDTQSSFTDRFPKKANRTSSILSKDHPPDKKPKSDKTSLPSNEFDPTGLVQRCVIIQKDENGFGLTVSGDNPVFVQLVKEDGAAMRAGVQTGDRIIKVNGTLVTHSNHIEVVKLIKSGSYVALTVLGRPPGLAQIPLSEAESEMLGVSISSPNSPAAERPYSPQDRLSSTQPPWDENSSICNQRVDILQKMLSKEQQELQAMKEEYSRNPSPKLLKDIQEAKKHIPQLQGQLFKATGATQEAVPGGDADDGSMFETEHTHSSKGDNSTDLSWTSTPISRGFWPGSPESLCQRESSCPSPKSTPRNSFNSCHSPDAEDTTDLDSLSPTTVSSPSSSRLVSQIIGAEDDYFDSDQEQTNGQCNSFNSIEQLKSRPAHLAAFLHHVISQFDAAPVLCYLYADLYKQTNSKETRRVFMDLHTFFIDRGANLKVAVPESISADLDRRRTEFIPEEIHRQHVQTLQDSLLPDILKNLEDFRQKRSMGLTVAEVELARLDQERVRDRVTLERERSYAENIITKIEDILVTTQTTEEEKCTTMQYVIYTYMKHLGVRVKEPRSLESKRVRINFLPKIKKSIKTEKEGEEKVKKPRFPSILGPQRRPSRIEAASVGKALDGRPRPQKQLSQPTLGASEHMEGGRLRGSQSSEGSELTHSTSVNTSSPNSATYSSDASRDTDIGGTPTSGPSRLSDGLQSDPLDGLPHPTSHLDPYSLDQLQEDDRESDRAHEGTPKTIRRLEGLGAGDVQSEDDQGTDSEHDPPNWQQLVGREVLAGLRPHEIKRQEVINELFYTERAHVRMLRVLDHVFYQKLSKEAILPPADIKNIFTNLEEILQLHVSILEQMVAVRKRNESSVIDQIGDDLLSWFSGGEEEKIKQAVGTFCSNQPFALEIIKTKQKKDSRFTSFIQEAESNRLCRRLQLKDIIPVEMLRLTKYPLLLDNISKYTDNAVEKDKVKQAADCCRKILNHVNQAVKESEDKQRLEDYQRRLDLSSLKQTDNPMILELKNLDLTKRTMVHEGPLSWKVNKDKTIELYTLLLEDILVLLQKQDERLILKCHSKNLAGTADTKHIFSPIIKLSTVLVRSVATDNKSFFVLSMSDNGAQIYELMAPTVSDQRTWQRLITQRADAMKVKPHSVIPLPQTDGERDGVEIITAGVSRLSRDADQTSTGSTQSTDKESGPAARSVVQSSLPGNNPFEGVKAEEEEEGFVDPELPYQVAEDGRGDSFNMFPSRADEALKTLAALKQVLVTQLMSQEAGERSKRSTGARLLRTTSLRTPVDNRARVMVHNGSERNSSQTEDPAQDLGSGDTGFFDSPEDYAGYLVLEGYGGPGESSTDDDILASTTGKQLSTSQGCAADSGINLRFSSTSHAGSLSSFSRQVLSHLRNLQANLNYLKEVEAKYNNLIRQRPERSAADTDGNKDKR from the exons GTTTCCCAAGAAAGCAAACAG AACCAGCAGCATTCTCAGTAAAGACCACCCCCCGGACAAGAAACCCAAAAGTGACAAAACCTCACTTCCCTCCAATGAGTTTGACCCTACAG GTCTGGTCCAGCGATGTGTAATCATCCAGAAAGATGAAAATGGCTTTGGGCTCACTGTCAGTGGAGACAACCCGGTGTTTGTGCAGCTTGTCAAAGAAG ATGGGGCTGCTATGCGGGCAGGTGTTCAGACAGGAGACAGGATCATCAAG GTTAACGGGACCCTTGTTACACATTCTAATCACATTGAGGTGGTGAAGCTTATCAAAT CGGGCTCCTATGTGGCCCTCACAGTGTTGGGGCGCCCTCCAGGGCTTGCCCAGATCCCTTTGTCTGAAGCAGAGTCTGAAATGTTGGGCGTTAGCATTTCCTCTCCAAACTCCCCAGCAGCAGAACGCCCCTACAGTCCTCAGGACCGCCTCTCCTCCACACAACCACCATGG GATGAGAATAGCAGCATCTGCAACCAGAGGGTTGACATCTTGCAAAAGATGCTCTCAAAAGAACAGCAGGAGCTGCAG GCCATGAAGGAGGAGTACAGCAGAAACCCCTCCCCCAAACTACTGAAAGACATCCAGGAAGCTAAGAAACACATTCCTCAGCTGCAGGGTCAGCTCTTCAAGGCCACTGGGGCAACACAG GAGGCTGTTCCAGGTGGAGATGCAGATGATGGTAGCATGTTTGAGACAGAGCACACTCACTCCTCTAAGGGAGACAACAGTACAGATCTGTCCTGGACCAGCACTCCT ATTTCTCGTGGATTTTGGCCCGGATCTCCAGAGAGTTTGTGCCAAAGGGAGTCATCCTGCCCAAGCCCAAAGAGCACGCCCAGGAACAGCTTCAACTCCTGCCACTCCCCAGACGCAGAGGACACCACTGATCTG GACTCTCTGTCCCCTACCACAGTCAGCAGTCCCTCCTCCTCTCGCCTCGTCTCACAAATCATTGGAGCTGAGGACGACTATTTTGATTCAGACCAGGAGCAG ACAAATGGCCAGTGTAACAGCTTTAACAGCATTGAGCAGCTCAAGTCTCGGCCTGCCCACCTCGCAGCTTTCTTGCATCATGTCATCTCTCAGTTTGACGCTGCTCCTGTG CTGTGCTACCTCTATGCTGACCTCTACAAGCAGACCAACTCCAAAGAGACCAGACGGGTGTTCATGGACCTCCACACCTTCTTTATCGATAGGGGAGCA aaTCTAAAAGTTGCTGTTCCTGAATCCATCTCTGCTGATCTCG ACCGGCGGCGGACAGAATTCATCCCAGAGGAAATACACAGACAACATGTTCAAACACTGCAGGACTCTTTACTCCCTGACATCCTGAAGAACCTTGAGGATTTCAG GCAGAAGCGCAGTATGGGCCTAACAGTGGCTGAGGTGGAGCTGGCCAGACTGGACCAAGAGCGAGTCAGAGACCGTGTCACTCTGGAGCGTGAGCGCTCATATGCTGAAAATATCATCACCAAGATAGAAGATATCCT GGTAACTACTCAgaccacagaggaagagaaatg cacTACAATGCAGTATGTCATCTATACATACATGAAGCACCTTGGTGTGAGGGTCAAGGAACCTCGCAGTCTGGAGTCCAAACGGGTCCGGATCAACTTCCTTCCTAAGATTAAG aaaagcatcaagacagaaaaggaaggagaagagaaggtGAAGAAACCCAGATTTCCCAGTATCCTTGGACCTCAGCGCAGGCCCAGCCGCATTGAGGCAGCATCAG TGGGTAAAGCTCTGGATGGTCGCCCTCGGCCTCAGAAACAGTTGTCTCAACCTACTTTGGGGGCAAGTGAGCACATGGAAGGTGGTCGTCTAAGAGGCAGCCAATCCAGCGAGGGCTCTGAGCTCACACACTCCACATCTGTCAACACCTCATCCCCAAACAGTGCCACGTATAGCTCAGATGCTAGCAGAGACACTGATATag GTGGGACTCCAACCTCAGGCCCCTCCAGGCTGAGTGACGGCCTTCAGTCCGATCCTCTGGATGGGTTGCCGCACCCTACTTCGCACTTAGACCCATACAGCCTGGACCAACTGCAGGAGGATGACCGAGAAAGTGACAG AGCCCACGAGGGAACACCAAAGACTATAAGAAG GCTTGAGGGACTGGGTGCTGGTGATGTCCAGAGTGAGGACGACCAGGGAACAGACTCGGAGCATGACCCTCCAAACTGGCAGCAGCTGGTGGGGCGAGAGGTCCTTGCAGGTCTCAGGCCTCATGAAATCAAGAGACAGGAAGTCATCAATG AGCTGTTTTACACAGAGCGTGCACATGTCCGAATGCTGAGAGTTTTGGACCACGTTTTTTACCAGAAGCTCTCTAAAGAGGCCATCCTGCCTCCTGCTGACATCAAGAACATCTTCACCAACCTGGAGGAGATTCTACAGCTGcatg TTTCAATACTGGAGCAAATGGTAGCAGTTCGGAAGAGAAATGAGTCTTCAGTAATTGATCAGATAGGAGACGACTTGCTCTCCTGG TTCAGcggtggagaggaagagaagatcAAGCAGGCGGTGGGGACGTTCTGCAGTAACCAGCCTTTTGCTCTGGAGATCATCAAGACCAAGCAGAAGAAAGACTCGAGGTTCACTTCCTTCATTCAG GAAGCGGAGAGTAACAGACTGTGCCGCCGACTGCAGCTTAAGGACATTATTCCTGTAGAGATGCTGAGGCTCACCAAGTATCCCCTGCTACTAGACAACATCTCCAAGTACACAG ATAACGCGGTGGAGAAGGACAAAGTGAAGCAGGCAGCAGACTGCTGTCGAAAGATCCTCAATCACGTCAACCAGGCTGTAAAGGAGTCAGAGGACAAGCAG AGGTTGGAGGACTACCAGAGAAGATTGGACCTCTCCTCTCTAAAGCAGACAGACAACCCCATGATCTTGGAGCTAAAG AACCTGGATCTAACCAAGAGAACTATGGTGCATGAGGGACCACTGTCATGGAAAGTGAACAAGGACAAGACAATTG AGTTGTACACTCTCCTCCTGGAAGACATCCTAGTTCTGCTACAAAAACAAGATGAGCGTCTGATTCTGAAGTGTCACAGCAAAAACCTGGCTGGCACCGCAGACACCAAACATATCTTCAGCCCCATCATCAAACTCAGTACCGTGTTGGTGCGCTCCGTGGCCACAG ACAACAAGTCCTTCTTCGTTCTTTCTATGTCAGACAACGGAGCTCAGATCTATGAGCTGATGGCACCCACAGTCTCAGATCAGAGAAC GTGGCAGCGTCTAATCACCCAGAGAGCTGATGCCATGAAAGTCAAACCTCACAGCGTCATACCTTTACCTCAGACTGA TGGGGAGAGAGATGGTGTGGAGATAATCACAGCAGGTGTTTCCAGGCTCAGCAGAGACGCTGATCAAACATCCACTGGCAGCACCCAGTCCACAG ATAAAGAGAGTGGTCCAGCTGCGAGAAGCGTGGTGCAGAGCTCTCTACCAGGTAATAATCCATTTGAGGGAGtgaaggcagaggaggaggaggaaggtttCGTGGACCCTGAACTTCCATACCAAGTGGCTGAGGATGGTAGAGGAGACTCCTTCAACATGTTTCCCTCCAGAGCAGATGAAGCACTGAAAACAT TGGCAGCATTAAAGCAGGTGTTGGTGACCCAGCTGATGTCGCAGGAGGCTGGAGAGCGAAGCAAGCGCTCCACAGGGGCCCGTCTCCTCAGGACCACCTCTCTGAGGACCCCTGTAGACAACCGTGCACGGGTGATGGTCCACAACGGCTCAGAGAGGAACAGCTCTCAGACAGAGGACCCAGCTCAGGACCTGGGCTCTGGTGATACCGGCTTCTTTGACTCTCCTGAAGACTATG CAGGATATTTAGTCCTGGAAGGTTACGGTGGCCCGGGAGAGAGCAGCACAGATGATGACATCTTGGCATCAACCACAGGGAAGCAGCTGAGCACCTCACAGGGCTGTGCTGCCGACTCTGGCATCAATTTGAGGTTTTCTTCAACGTCACATGCTGGCAGCCTCTCCTCTTTTAGCAGACAAGTCCTGTCTCATCTTAGAAACCTTCAGGCCAACCTCAACTATCTGAAG GAGGTTGAAGCCAAGTACAATAATCTAATACGCCAAAGGCCAGAGAGGTCAGCCGCAGACACGGATGGAAACAAAG ATAAGAGATAG
- the arhgef12a gene encoding rho guanine nucleotide exchange factor 12 isoform X1, with product MSDTQSSFTDRFPKKANRTSSILSKDHPPDKKPKSDKTSLPSNEFDPTEALVVQKSGSSSVLAEGKPESCGLVQRCVIIQKDENGFGLTVSGDNPVFVQLVKEDGAAMRAGVQTGDRIIKVNGTLVTHSNHIEVVKLIKSGSYVALTVLGRPPGLAQIPLSEAESEMLGVSISSPNSPAAERPYSPQDRLSSTQPPWDENSSICNQRVDILQKMLSKEQQELQAMKEEYSRNPSPKLLKDIQEAKKHIPQLQGQLFKATGATQEAVPGGDADDGSMFETEHTHSSKGDNSTDLSWTSTPISRGFWPGSPESLCQRESSCPSPKSTPRNSFNSCHSPDAEDTTDLDSLSPTTVSSPSSSRLVSQIIGAEDDYFDSDQEQTNGQCNSFNSIEQLKSRPAHLAAFLHHVISQFDAAPVLCYLYADLYKQTNSKETRRVFMDLHTFFIDRGANLKVAVPESISADLDRRRTEFIPEEIHRQHVQTLQDSLLPDILKNLEDFRQKRSMGLTVAEVELARLDQERVRDRVTLERERSYAENIITKIEDILVTTQTTEEEKCTTMQYVIYTYMKHLGVRVKEPRSLESKRVRINFLPKIKKSIKTEKEGEEKVKKPRFPSILGPQRRPSRIEAASVGKALDGRPRPQKQLSQPTLGASEHMEGGRLRGSQSSEGSELTHSTSVNTSSPNSATYSSDASRDTDIGGTPTSGPSRLSDGLQSDPLDGLPHPTSHLDPYSLDQLQEDDRESDRAHEGTPKTIRRLEGLGAGDVQSEDDQGTDSEHDPPNWQQLVGREVLAGLRPHEIKRQEVINELFYTERAHVRMLRVLDHVFYQKLSKEAILPPADIKNIFTNLEEILQLHVSILEQMVAVRKRNESSVIDQIGDDLLSWFSGGEEEKIKQAVGTFCSNQPFALEIIKTKQKKDSRFTSFIQEAESNRLCRRLQLKDIIPVEMLRLTKYPLLLDNISKYTDNAVEKDKVKQAADCCRKILNHVNQAVKESEDKQRLEDYQRRLDLSSLKQTDNPMILELKNLDLTKRTMVHEGPLSWKVNKDKTIELYTLLLEDILVLLQKQDERLILKCHSKNLAGTADTKHIFSPIIKLSTVLVRSVATDNKSFFVLSMSDNGAQIYELMAPTVSDQRTWQRLITQRADAMKVKPHSVIPLPQTDGERDGVEIITAGVSRLSRDADQTSTGSTQSTDKESGPAARSVVQSSLPGNNPFEGVKAEEEEEGFVDPELPYQVAEDGRGDSFNMFPSRADEALKTLAALKQVLVTQLMSQEAGERSKRSTGARLLRTTSLRTPVDNRARVMVHNGSERNSSQTEDPAQDLGSGDTGFFDSPEDYAGYLVLEGYGGPGESSTDDDILASTTGKQLSTSQGCAADSGINLRFSSTSHAGSLSSFSRQVLSHLRNLQANLNYLKEVEAKYNNLIRQRPERSAADTDGNKDKR from the exons GTTTCCCAAGAAAGCAAACAG AACCAGCAGCATTCTCAGTAAAGACCACCCCCCGGACAAGAAACCCAAAAGTGACAAAACCTCACTTCCCTCCAATGAGTTTGACCCTACAG AAGCTCTGGTGGTGCAGAAGagtggcagcagcagtgtgctAGCAGAGGGGAAGCCTGAGTCCTGTG GTCTGGTCCAGCGATGTGTAATCATCCAGAAAGATGAAAATGGCTTTGGGCTCACTGTCAGTGGAGACAACCCGGTGTTTGTGCAGCTTGTCAAAGAAG ATGGGGCTGCTATGCGGGCAGGTGTTCAGACAGGAGACAGGATCATCAAG GTTAACGGGACCCTTGTTACACATTCTAATCACATTGAGGTGGTGAAGCTTATCAAAT CGGGCTCCTATGTGGCCCTCACAGTGTTGGGGCGCCCTCCAGGGCTTGCCCAGATCCCTTTGTCTGAAGCAGAGTCTGAAATGTTGGGCGTTAGCATTTCCTCTCCAAACTCCCCAGCAGCAGAACGCCCCTACAGTCCTCAGGACCGCCTCTCCTCCACACAACCACCATGG GATGAGAATAGCAGCATCTGCAACCAGAGGGTTGACATCTTGCAAAAGATGCTCTCAAAAGAACAGCAGGAGCTGCAG GCCATGAAGGAGGAGTACAGCAGAAACCCCTCCCCCAAACTACTGAAAGACATCCAGGAAGCTAAGAAACACATTCCTCAGCTGCAGGGTCAGCTCTTCAAGGCCACTGGGGCAACACAG GAGGCTGTTCCAGGTGGAGATGCAGATGATGGTAGCATGTTTGAGACAGAGCACACTCACTCCTCTAAGGGAGACAACAGTACAGATCTGTCCTGGACCAGCACTCCT ATTTCTCGTGGATTTTGGCCCGGATCTCCAGAGAGTTTGTGCCAAAGGGAGTCATCCTGCCCAAGCCCAAAGAGCACGCCCAGGAACAGCTTCAACTCCTGCCACTCCCCAGACGCAGAGGACACCACTGATCTG GACTCTCTGTCCCCTACCACAGTCAGCAGTCCCTCCTCCTCTCGCCTCGTCTCACAAATCATTGGAGCTGAGGACGACTATTTTGATTCAGACCAGGAGCAG ACAAATGGCCAGTGTAACAGCTTTAACAGCATTGAGCAGCTCAAGTCTCGGCCTGCCCACCTCGCAGCTTTCTTGCATCATGTCATCTCTCAGTTTGACGCTGCTCCTGTG CTGTGCTACCTCTATGCTGACCTCTACAAGCAGACCAACTCCAAAGAGACCAGACGGGTGTTCATGGACCTCCACACCTTCTTTATCGATAGGGGAGCA aaTCTAAAAGTTGCTGTTCCTGAATCCATCTCTGCTGATCTCG ACCGGCGGCGGACAGAATTCATCCCAGAGGAAATACACAGACAACATGTTCAAACACTGCAGGACTCTTTACTCCCTGACATCCTGAAGAACCTTGAGGATTTCAG GCAGAAGCGCAGTATGGGCCTAACAGTGGCTGAGGTGGAGCTGGCCAGACTGGACCAAGAGCGAGTCAGAGACCGTGTCACTCTGGAGCGTGAGCGCTCATATGCTGAAAATATCATCACCAAGATAGAAGATATCCT GGTAACTACTCAgaccacagaggaagagaaatg cacTACAATGCAGTATGTCATCTATACATACATGAAGCACCTTGGTGTGAGGGTCAAGGAACCTCGCAGTCTGGAGTCCAAACGGGTCCGGATCAACTTCCTTCCTAAGATTAAG aaaagcatcaagacagaaaaggaaggagaagagaaggtGAAGAAACCCAGATTTCCCAGTATCCTTGGACCTCAGCGCAGGCCCAGCCGCATTGAGGCAGCATCAG TGGGTAAAGCTCTGGATGGTCGCCCTCGGCCTCAGAAACAGTTGTCTCAACCTACTTTGGGGGCAAGTGAGCACATGGAAGGTGGTCGTCTAAGAGGCAGCCAATCCAGCGAGGGCTCTGAGCTCACACACTCCACATCTGTCAACACCTCATCCCCAAACAGTGCCACGTATAGCTCAGATGCTAGCAGAGACACTGATATag GTGGGACTCCAACCTCAGGCCCCTCCAGGCTGAGTGACGGCCTTCAGTCCGATCCTCTGGATGGGTTGCCGCACCCTACTTCGCACTTAGACCCATACAGCCTGGACCAACTGCAGGAGGATGACCGAGAAAGTGACAG AGCCCACGAGGGAACACCAAAGACTATAAGAAG GCTTGAGGGACTGGGTGCTGGTGATGTCCAGAGTGAGGACGACCAGGGAACAGACTCGGAGCATGACCCTCCAAACTGGCAGCAGCTGGTGGGGCGAGAGGTCCTTGCAGGTCTCAGGCCTCATGAAATCAAGAGACAGGAAGTCATCAATG AGCTGTTTTACACAGAGCGTGCACATGTCCGAATGCTGAGAGTTTTGGACCACGTTTTTTACCAGAAGCTCTCTAAAGAGGCCATCCTGCCTCCTGCTGACATCAAGAACATCTTCACCAACCTGGAGGAGATTCTACAGCTGcatg TTTCAATACTGGAGCAAATGGTAGCAGTTCGGAAGAGAAATGAGTCTTCAGTAATTGATCAGATAGGAGACGACTTGCTCTCCTGG TTCAGcggtggagaggaagagaagatcAAGCAGGCGGTGGGGACGTTCTGCAGTAACCAGCCTTTTGCTCTGGAGATCATCAAGACCAAGCAGAAGAAAGACTCGAGGTTCACTTCCTTCATTCAG GAAGCGGAGAGTAACAGACTGTGCCGCCGACTGCAGCTTAAGGACATTATTCCTGTAGAGATGCTGAGGCTCACCAAGTATCCCCTGCTACTAGACAACATCTCCAAGTACACAG ATAACGCGGTGGAGAAGGACAAAGTGAAGCAGGCAGCAGACTGCTGTCGAAAGATCCTCAATCACGTCAACCAGGCTGTAAAGGAGTCAGAGGACAAGCAG AGGTTGGAGGACTACCAGAGAAGATTGGACCTCTCCTCTCTAAAGCAGACAGACAACCCCATGATCTTGGAGCTAAAG AACCTGGATCTAACCAAGAGAACTATGGTGCATGAGGGACCACTGTCATGGAAAGTGAACAAGGACAAGACAATTG AGTTGTACACTCTCCTCCTGGAAGACATCCTAGTTCTGCTACAAAAACAAGATGAGCGTCTGATTCTGAAGTGTCACAGCAAAAACCTGGCTGGCACCGCAGACACCAAACATATCTTCAGCCCCATCATCAAACTCAGTACCGTGTTGGTGCGCTCCGTGGCCACAG ACAACAAGTCCTTCTTCGTTCTTTCTATGTCAGACAACGGAGCTCAGATCTATGAGCTGATGGCACCCACAGTCTCAGATCAGAGAAC GTGGCAGCGTCTAATCACCCAGAGAGCTGATGCCATGAAAGTCAAACCTCACAGCGTCATACCTTTACCTCAGACTGA TGGGGAGAGAGATGGTGTGGAGATAATCACAGCAGGTGTTTCCAGGCTCAGCAGAGACGCTGATCAAACATCCACTGGCAGCACCCAGTCCACAG ATAAAGAGAGTGGTCCAGCTGCGAGAAGCGTGGTGCAGAGCTCTCTACCAGGTAATAATCCATTTGAGGGAGtgaaggcagaggaggaggaggaaggtttCGTGGACCCTGAACTTCCATACCAAGTGGCTGAGGATGGTAGAGGAGACTCCTTCAACATGTTTCCCTCCAGAGCAGATGAAGCACTGAAAACAT TGGCAGCATTAAAGCAGGTGTTGGTGACCCAGCTGATGTCGCAGGAGGCTGGAGAGCGAAGCAAGCGCTCCACAGGGGCCCGTCTCCTCAGGACCACCTCTCTGAGGACCCCTGTAGACAACCGTGCACGGGTGATGGTCCACAACGGCTCAGAGAGGAACAGCTCTCAGACAGAGGACCCAGCTCAGGACCTGGGCTCTGGTGATACCGGCTTCTTTGACTCTCCTGAAGACTATG CAGGATATTTAGTCCTGGAAGGTTACGGTGGCCCGGGAGAGAGCAGCACAGATGATGACATCTTGGCATCAACCACAGGGAAGCAGCTGAGCACCTCACAGGGCTGTGCTGCCGACTCTGGCATCAATTTGAGGTTTTCTTCAACGTCACATGCTGGCAGCCTCTCCTCTTTTAGCAGACAAGTCCTGTCTCATCTTAGAAACCTTCAGGCCAACCTCAACTATCTGAAG GAGGTTGAAGCCAAGTACAATAATCTAATACGCCAAAGGCCAGAGAGGTCAGCCGCAGACACGGATGGAAACAAAG ATAAGAGATAG